The genomic window GCCCAACGGCTCCGGCAAGAGCACCCTGTTCAACATCATCGCCGGCGCTGTCCCGCCGACCAGCGGGACGGTGACCTTTGCGGGAGAGGTCCTTACGGGGCGCCCCCCCTGGGCGATCGCCCGGCGCGGTGTCGGGCGTACCCCCCAGATCCCGGTGATCTTCCCCGAGCTGAGCTGCCTGGAGAACGTTCTCGTGGGGGCATCTTTCGGATGCCGCCGGCGGCGGCTGCCCGCCGCCCTGGCCCACCGGGAGGCGATGGCTGCCCTGGAGACCGTGGGGCTGGCCGGGCTTGCCGCCAGGCCGGCTCCTCATCTCAGCCTGGGGCAGACCAAGCTCCTGGAGCTTGCGATGGCCCTGGCTGCCTCGCCTCGGCTGCTGCTGCTGGACGAGCCCACGGCCGGCCTGAGCCCTGCGGCCGTGAAGGGGGCCCTGGAGGTCCTCCGGGGCCTGCGGGAGCGCGGCCTCACGCTTCTCCTGATTGACCACAAGCTCCGGGCGATCTCGGCATTTGCGACCCGCGCCCTGGCCCTGGACCGGGGGGAGATCATCGCCGAGGGTTCCCCGGGCGAGGTCACCGCCCACCCCCGGGTCGTCAAGGCGTACCTCGGGGAAGGCTGAGGCGGCCAGAGGGGAAAGCATGCCCGACCGGGAGGTTGCCCTGCAGGTCGTGAATCTGGATTCCGGCTACGACGGGCTCCAGGTCCTCTTCGGGGTGAGCCTCACCGCCCGCCGGGGGGAGCTGGTGGCTGTCGTCGGCCCCAACGGGTCCGGCAAGTCCACTCTCCTCAAGACCATCCAGGGGCTGCTGCGGCCCCGGGGCGGGGAGATCTGGTTCCGCGGGGAGCGGATCGACGGGCTGCCGGCTCACACGGTCGTGGAGCGGGGCGTGAGCTACATCCCGGAGAACCGCCTGCTCTTTCCGGACATGACGGTCCGGGAGAACCTCGAGGTGGGAGGATACTC from Candidatus Methylomirabilis sp. includes these protein-coding regions:
- a CDS encoding ABC transporter ATP-binding protein, with the translated sequence MALLEVRRLSKAFGGLRALRDVGFAVSEGEVLGVIGPNGSGKSTLFNIIAGAVPPTSGTVTFAGEVLTGRPPWAIARRGVGRTPQIPVIFPELSCLENVLVGASFGCRRRRLPAALAHREAMAALETVGLAGLAARPAPHLSLGQTKLLELAMALAASPRLLLLDEPTAGLSPAAVKGALEVLRGLRERGLTLLLIDHKLRAISAFATRALALDRGEIIAEGSPGEVTAHPRVVKAYLGEG